The Humulus lupulus chromosome 4, drHumLupu1.1, whole genome shotgun sequence genome has a window encoding:
- the LOC133829584 gene encoding putative disease resistance RPP13-like protein 1 isoform X3, with translation MHPTSASFLREKTNSGFDRLLDKLETTLLSLAQVFGDAEQKQIKNPRVEKWLDKLQDAVDDAVDLFEEIEYDALKVKVEVESEPNKSKVSKFFSNFNWTIQKTKIVMEKILERLDTFEKQRYKLDLRADVEKIQSQKPSSISSIDDSEFFGRDDDKKFLKEMMLSDEVVSEKICVIPIVGLGGIGKTTLAQAVYNDGEVKMHFELKAWVCVSDEFDVCKVTKIVLGALTRAACDDAEDLNVLLEDVQEILDKKKFLIVLDDVWNEEYNFWDTIRMLFKGGAQGSKIIVTTRSEKVARIVGTTGFHHLDVLKEESCIKLFVKIVSGNEEFTTTDSNLGRIGKELVNKCKGLPLAVKAVASLLRSTNVKEWKRIAESDILDLPGEKNILPALRLSYHYLPPHLKRCFVYFSLFPKDYTFGKEKLVSLWMVDNLLEHSSGNRTMEEVGYEYFDELRSRSFFQPANGTGDRFLIHDLMVDLANFVSQQKFVYMEKDKMYDIGLTRQIQHITFLPDYDFHETYKLISEATQLRTFMSLTCHDSTDLTLSSNTLHYDVLKDIMKLRRLRFLSLEGYKNVSKVIELVGELRHLRYLDLTRSSIKELPTSVCLLYNLQTLKLSYFWRLTKLPKNLHHLINLRHLYMSNCGFCTLPPLGQLPALLTLSIERCYGVKMVGVEFYGIISSSKSFPLLESLKFIGMILWKEWSLPKANIEAFPKLISLTIHKCWELRGDLPPLLPSLAKLDIRECWRLASSLPLMPTVRTVSINHCHGVKSCNSLQTFDNLEDLHLIYSFPMPHYFGNIDFLLTYNYKSLQNLYLYGISTSLKLLPLDIFPDIRNLRVRACRNLESFSVSKILISLSTLTIEGCHNFTLLPDSILPCLRQLVIRDCPKLESLPRSWLLFSLRELTILSCNKVIASRKNWNLQALPNLTRFCIGYYDSEDMESFLEPGSLPTSLTYLEIDHFDCLKTLDEKGFGELKSLKELKVYMCPQLQSLPVKGLPPFFEGLLQPSFERFVMYGCPLLKEKYWWKVSKCMRERGLYWEIVEYDWEICCIPQPQATMCRIEKRIGSMKTIFGRIVASLSLN, from the exons ATGCATCCAACTTCAG CGAGCTTCTTAAGGGAAAAGACTAACTCTGGTTTCGATAGGCTTCTTGACAAACTAGAGACTACACTCCTCTCTCTTGCTCAGGTGTTTGGAGATGCGGAGCAGAAGCAGATCAAAAACCCTAGAGTTGAGAAGTGGTTGGACAAGCTTCAAGATGCTGTGGATGATGCAGTTGATCTCTTTGAGGAAATTGAGTATGATGCCCTCAAAGTCAAGGTGGAAGTAGAGTCAGAACCTAACAAATCCAAGGTAAGTAAATTCTTCTCCAATTTCAACTGGACTATTCAGAAAACAAAGATAGTTATGGAGAAGATTCTAGAGCGGTTGGATACTTTTGAAAAACAAAGGTACAAACTTGATCTGCGAGCAGATGTCGAGAAGATCCAATCACAGAAACCATCTTCAATATCTTCCATAGATGATTCTGAGTTTTTCGGTAGAGATGATGATAAGAAATTTTTGAAAGAGATGATGTTGTCAGATGAGGTGGTTAGTGAAAAAATATGCGTGATTCCAATTGTGGGCTTGGGTGGGATTGGCAAAACTACTCTTGCTCAAGCTGTTTATAATGATGGTGAAGTTAAAATGCATTTTGAACTCAAGGCATGGGTTTGTGTCTCAGATGAATTTGATGTTTGTAAGGTAACGAAAATTGTTCTTGGAGCACTGACTAGAGCTGCTTGTGATGATGCTGAGGACTTGAATGTGCTTCTAGAGGATGTACAAGAAATATTGGACAAAAAGAAGTTCTTGATAGTTTTGGATGACGTCTGGAATGAAGAGTATAATTTTTGGGATACAATAAGGATGCTTTTCAAAGGCGGGGCACAAGGTAGCAAGATAATCGTCACGACTAGAAGTGAAAAAGTTGCAAGAATCGTGGGAACAACGGGATTTCACCATCTTGATGTGTTAAAGGAAGAATCTTGTATTAAGTTATTTGTCAAGATTGTATCTGGCAATGAAGAATTTACTACTACAGATTCAAACTTGGGAAGAATTGGCAAAGAACTTGTTAATAAATGCAAGGGCTTGCCGTTGGCTGTGAAGGCAGTTGCAAGCCTCTTGCGCTCTACAAATGTTAAAGAATGGAAAAGAATAGCAGAGAGTGATATTTTGGATTTACCAGGAGAGAAAAACATTCTACCGGCTTTGAGATTAAGTTATCATTATTTGCCACCACACTTAAAACGATgctttgtttatttttctttgtttcctAAAGATTACACATTTGGAAAGGAGAAGTTGGTTTCGCTATGGATGGTGGATAATTTACTGGAGCACTCAAGTGGAAATAGGACTATGGAAGAAGTGGGATATGAGTATTTTGATGAGTTAAGATCTAGATCATTTTTTCAACCTGCAAATGGTACAGGTGATCGTTTTTTAATCCATGATCTTATGGTTGATTTGGCTAATTTTGTATCTCAACAAAAATTTGTTTATATGGAGAAAGACAAGATGTATGACATTGGACTGACGAGGCAAATACAGCACATTACATTTCTTCCAGACTATGATTTTCATGAAACATATAAATTAATTTCTGAAGCTACTCAGTTGCGTACATTCATGTCTCTTACTTGTCATGACAGTACTGATCTTACTCTCAGTTCTAATACATTACATTATGATGTGCTGAAAGACATTATGAAGCTGAGGCGCTTaagatttttatctttggaaGGTTATAAAAATGTCAGTAAAGTAATTGAGTTGGTAGGTGAATTAAGACATCTTCGGTACTTGGATCTCACTAGATCTTCAATCAAAGAGTTGCCCACATCTGTGTGTTTGTTGTACAATTTACAGACATTGAAGTTATCTTATTTTTGGCGTCTCACCAAGTTGCCTAAAAATTTACATCATCTCATTAATTTGAGACATCTCTACATGAGCAATTGTGGGTTTTGTACCTTGCCACCACTTGGGCAATTACCTGCACTCTTAACTCTTTCGATTGAAAGATGTTATGGTGTAAAGATGGTTGGTGTTGAGTTTTATGGGATTATTAGTTCTTCCAAATCATTTCCATTGTTGGAATCCTTGAAGTTCATAGGCATGATATTGTGGAAGGAATGGTCATTGCCAAAAGCAAATATTGAAGCATTTCCAAAGCTAATATCACTTACTATCCACAAGTGTTGGGAACTGAGGGGAGATTTGCCTCCACTCTTACCATCTTTAGCAAAGCTTGATATTCGTGAATGTTGGAGGCTTGCTTCTTCACTCCCACTGATGCCAACTGTCAGAACAGTAAGTATCAACCATTGCCATGGAGTCAAATCATGTAATAGTCTTCAAACTTTTGATAATTTGGAGGACTTACATCTTATATATTCTTTCCCAATGCCCCATTATTTCGGCAATATAGACTTTCTATTGACCTATAATTATAAATCCCTCCAAAATCTTTATCTTTATGGCATTTCTACCTCATTGAAATTGCTTCCTCTAGATATTTTTCCTGATATTAGGAATCTCAGAGTTCGTGCTTGTAGAAATCTAGAGTCTTTCTCAGTATCAAAAATCCTAATCTCTCTATCTACCCTCACCATCGAAGGATGTCATAATTTCACATTATTGCCTGATAGCATCCTCCCTTGTTTACGACAACTAGTTATCAGGGATTGTCCAAAGTTGGAATCACTTCCTAGATCTTGGTTGCTTTTTAGTTTGCGCGAGCTCACCATTTTAAGCTGCAACAAGGTGATTGCGTCTCGAAAGAATTGGAATTTACAAGCACTGCCTAATCTGACACGTTTTTGTATTGGCTATTATGATAGTGAAGATATGGAGTCCTTTCTAGAGCCAGGGTCGCTGCCCACTAGCCTTACTTACCTTGAAATCGATCATTTTGATTGTCTTAAAACGTTAGATGAGAAGGGGTTTGGAGAACTCAAATCCTTGAAAGAACTAAAGGTATATATGTGCCCCCAGTTGCAGTCACTTCCAGTAAAAGGACTGCCACCCTTTTTTGAAGGTTTACTGCAACCTTCTTTCGAAAGATTCGTTATGTATGGTTGCCCTTTGCTGAAAGAAAAGTATTGGTGGAAGGTAAGCAAGTGTATGCGGGAGAGAGGACTGTATTGGGAAATTGTAGAATATGACTGGGAGATTTGTTGCATCCCTCAGCCTCAAGCAACTATGTGCAGAATAGAAAAGCGTATTGGAAGTATGAAAACTATATTTGGGAGAATTGTTGCATCCCTCAGCCTCAACTGA
- the LOC133829584 gene encoding putative disease resistance RPP13-like protein 1 isoform X1 → MINNLDDLPTLASISMTPQKKYDVFISFRGVDTRSNFTSHLYNALKNSGIETYIDDRLVRGDEISSALMDAIDQSKFCAVVFSQNYAYSSWCLDELVCVEKKNLILLPIFYHVDPSDVRNQKKIYEDAFKKNTDRFPEDKIKEWRVALTTAANHSGWDASNFRNDAELVDDIVNFIREQIDEAIFNKLLSNPPELHTRTMAVELLVAPVVSISVDFLLKKISSSRVASFLREKTNSGFDRLLDKLETTLLSLAQVFGDAEQKQIKNPRVEKWLDKLQDAVDDAVDLFEEIEYDALKVKVEVESEPNKSKVSKFFSNFNWTIQKTKIVMEKILERLDTFEKQRYKLDLRADVEKIQSQKPSSISSIDDSEFFGRDDDKKFLKEMMLSDEVVSEKICVIPIVGLGGIGKTTLAQAVYNDGEVKMHFELKAWVCVSDEFDVCKVTKIVLGALTRAACDDAEDLNVLLEDVQEILDKKKFLIVLDDVWNEEYNFWDTIRMLFKGGAQGSKIIVTTRSEKVARIVGTTGFHHLDVLKEESCIKLFVKIVSGNEEFTTTDSNLGRIGKELVNKCKGLPLAVKAVASLLRSTNVKEWKRIAESDILDLPGEKNILPALRLSYHYLPPHLKRCFVYFSLFPKDYTFGKEKLVSLWMVDNLLEHSSGNRTMEEVGYEYFDELRSRSFFQPANGTGDRFLIHDLMVDLANFVSQQKFVYMEKDKMYDIGLTRQIQHITFLPDYDFHETYKLISEATQLRTFMSLTCHDSTDLTLSSNTLHYDVLKDIMKLRRLRFLSLEGYKNVSKVIELVGELRHLRYLDLTRSSIKELPTSVCLLYNLQTLKLSYFWRLTKLPKNLHHLINLRHLYMSNCGFCTLPPLGQLPALLTLSIERCYGVKMVGVEFYGIISSSKSFPLLESLKFIGMILWKEWSLPKANIEAFPKLISLTIHKCWELRGDLPPLLPSLAKLDIRECWRLASSLPLMPTVRTVSINHCHGVKSCNSLQTFDNLEDLHLIYSFPMPHYFGNIDFLLTYNYKSLQNLYLYGISTSLKLLPLDIFPDIRNLRVRACRNLESFSVSKILISLSTLTIEGCHNFTLLPDSILPCLRQLVIRDCPKLESLPRSWLLFSLRELTILSCNKVIASRKNWNLQALPNLTRFCIGYYDSEDMESFLEPGSLPTSLTYLEIDHFDCLKTLDEKGFGELKSLKELKVYMCPQLQSLPVKGLPPFFEGLLQPSFERFVMYGCPLLKEKYWWKVSKCMRERGLYWEIVEYDWEICCIPQPQATMCRIEKRIGSMKTIFGRIVASLSLN, encoded by the exons ATGATTAATAATCTAGATGATCTTCCAACCCTGGCCTCTATCTCTATGACTCCTCAAAAgaaatatgatgttttcataagTTTTAGAGGAGTAGACACTCGTTCTAATTTCACTAGTCATCTCTACAATGCACTCAAGAATAGTGGAATTGAAACTTACATTGATGATAGACTTGTTAGAGGAGACGAGATCTCCAGTGCTCTCATGGATGCCATCGACCAATCAAAGTTCTGTGCAGTTGTCTTCTCTCAAAATTATGCATATTCGAGCTGGTGCTTGGATGAGCTAGTATGCGTGGAGAAGAAGAATCTGATTCTTCTACCTATTTTTTATCACGTGGATCCATCAGATGTGCGAAATCAAAAGAAAATTTATGAAGATGCATTTAAGAAAAATACAGATCGTTTTCCTGAAGATAAGATAAAAGAATGGAGGGTTGCTCTAACTACAGCAGCTAATCATTCTGGGTGGGATGCATCCAACTTCAG GAACGATGCTGAGTTAGTTGATGATATTGTTAATTTTATACGAGAACAAATAGATGAGGCCATTTTCAACAAGTTGTTGTCTAATCCACCTGAACTGCATACGAGAACCATGGCTGTAGAATTGTTGGTTGCTCCTGTTGTCTCTATTTCAGTTGATTTTTTGCTAAAGAAGATAAGTTCTTCTCGTGTAGCGAGCTTCTTAAGGGAAAAGACTAACTCTGGTTTCGATAGGCTTCTTGACAAACTAGAGACTACACTCCTCTCTCTTGCTCAGGTGTTTGGAGATGCGGAGCAGAAGCAGATCAAAAACCCTAGAGTTGAGAAGTGGTTGGACAAGCTTCAAGATGCTGTGGATGATGCAGTTGATCTCTTTGAGGAAATTGAGTATGATGCCCTCAAAGTCAAGGTGGAAGTAGAGTCAGAACCTAACAAATCCAAGGTAAGTAAATTCTTCTCCAATTTCAACTGGACTATTCAGAAAACAAAGATAGTTATGGAGAAGATTCTAGAGCGGTTGGATACTTTTGAAAAACAAAGGTACAAACTTGATCTGCGAGCAGATGTCGAGAAGATCCAATCACAGAAACCATCTTCAATATCTTCCATAGATGATTCTGAGTTTTTCGGTAGAGATGATGATAAGAAATTTTTGAAAGAGATGATGTTGTCAGATGAGGTGGTTAGTGAAAAAATATGCGTGATTCCAATTGTGGGCTTGGGTGGGATTGGCAAAACTACTCTTGCTCAAGCTGTTTATAATGATGGTGAAGTTAAAATGCATTTTGAACTCAAGGCATGGGTTTGTGTCTCAGATGAATTTGATGTTTGTAAGGTAACGAAAATTGTTCTTGGAGCACTGACTAGAGCTGCTTGTGATGATGCTGAGGACTTGAATGTGCTTCTAGAGGATGTACAAGAAATATTGGACAAAAAGAAGTTCTTGATAGTTTTGGATGACGTCTGGAATGAAGAGTATAATTTTTGGGATACAATAAGGATGCTTTTCAAAGGCGGGGCACAAGGTAGCAAGATAATCGTCACGACTAGAAGTGAAAAAGTTGCAAGAATCGTGGGAACAACGGGATTTCACCATCTTGATGTGTTAAAGGAAGAATCTTGTATTAAGTTATTTGTCAAGATTGTATCTGGCAATGAAGAATTTACTACTACAGATTCAAACTTGGGAAGAATTGGCAAAGAACTTGTTAATAAATGCAAGGGCTTGCCGTTGGCTGTGAAGGCAGTTGCAAGCCTCTTGCGCTCTACAAATGTTAAAGAATGGAAAAGAATAGCAGAGAGTGATATTTTGGATTTACCAGGAGAGAAAAACATTCTACCGGCTTTGAGATTAAGTTATCATTATTTGCCACCACACTTAAAACGATgctttgtttatttttctttgtttcctAAAGATTACACATTTGGAAAGGAGAAGTTGGTTTCGCTATGGATGGTGGATAATTTACTGGAGCACTCAAGTGGAAATAGGACTATGGAAGAAGTGGGATATGAGTATTTTGATGAGTTAAGATCTAGATCATTTTTTCAACCTGCAAATGGTACAGGTGATCGTTTTTTAATCCATGATCTTATGGTTGATTTGGCTAATTTTGTATCTCAACAAAAATTTGTTTATATGGAGAAAGACAAGATGTATGACATTGGACTGACGAGGCAAATACAGCACATTACATTTCTTCCAGACTATGATTTTCATGAAACATATAAATTAATTTCTGAAGCTACTCAGTTGCGTACATTCATGTCTCTTACTTGTCATGACAGTACTGATCTTACTCTCAGTTCTAATACATTACATTATGATGTGCTGAAAGACATTATGAAGCTGAGGCGCTTaagatttttatctttggaaGGTTATAAAAATGTCAGTAAAGTAATTGAGTTGGTAGGTGAATTAAGACATCTTCGGTACTTGGATCTCACTAGATCTTCAATCAAAGAGTTGCCCACATCTGTGTGTTTGTTGTACAATTTACAGACATTGAAGTTATCTTATTTTTGGCGTCTCACCAAGTTGCCTAAAAATTTACATCATCTCATTAATTTGAGACATCTCTACATGAGCAATTGTGGGTTTTGTACCTTGCCACCACTTGGGCAATTACCTGCACTCTTAACTCTTTCGATTGAAAGATGTTATGGTGTAAAGATGGTTGGTGTTGAGTTTTATGGGATTATTAGTTCTTCCAAATCATTTCCATTGTTGGAATCCTTGAAGTTCATAGGCATGATATTGTGGAAGGAATGGTCATTGCCAAAAGCAAATATTGAAGCATTTCCAAAGCTAATATCACTTACTATCCACAAGTGTTGGGAACTGAGGGGAGATTTGCCTCCACTCTTACCATCTTTAGCAAAGCTTGATATTCGTGAATGTTGGAGGCTTGCTTCTTCACTCCCACTGATGCCAACTGTCAGAACAGTAAGTATCAACCATTGCCATGGAGTCAAATCATGTAATAGTCTTCAAACTTTTGATAATTTGGAGGACTTACATCTTATATATTCTTTCCCAATGCCCCATTATTTCGGCAATATAGACTTTCTATTGACCTATAATTATAAATCCCTCCAAAATCTTTATCTTTATGGCATTTCTACCTCATTGAAATTGCTTCCTCTAGATATTTTTCCTGATATTAGGAATCTCAGAGTTCGTGCTTGTAGAAATCTAGAGTCTTTCTCAGTATCAAAAATCCTAATCTCTCTATCTACCCTCACCATCGAAGGATGTCATAATTTCACATTATTGCCTGATAGCATCCTCCCTTGTTTACGACAACTAGTTATCAGGGATTGTCCAAAGTTGGAATCACTTCCTAGATCTTGGTTGCTTTTTAGTTTGCGCGAGCTCACCATTTTAAGCTGCAACAAGGTGATTGCGTCTCGAAAGAATTGGAATTTACAAGCACTGCCTAATCTGACACGTTTTTGTATTGGCTATTATGATAGTGAAGATATGGAGTCCTTTCTAGAGCCAGGGTCGCTGCCCACTAGCCTTACTTACCTTGAAATCGATCATTTTGATTGTCTTAAAACGTTAGATGAGAAGGGGTTTGGAGAACTCAAATCCTTGAAAGAACTAAAGGTATATATGTGCCCCCAGTTGCAGTCACTTCCAGTAAAAGGACTGCCACCCTTTTTTGAAGGTTTACTGCAACCTTCTTTCGAAAGATTCGTTATGTATGGTTGCCCTTTGCTGAAAGAAAAGTATTGGTGGAAGGTAAGCAAGTGTATGCGGGAGAGAGGACTGTATTGGGAAATTGTAGAATATGACTGGGAGATTTGTTGCATCCCTCAGCCTCAAGCAACTATGTGCAGAATAGAAAAGCGTATTGGAAGTATGAAAACTATATTTGGGAGAATTGTTGCATCCCTCAGCCTCAACTGA
- the LOC133829584 gene encoding putative disease resistance RPP13-like protein 1 isoform X2, producing MINNLDDLPTLASISMTPQKKYDVFISFRGVDTRSNFTSHLYNALKNSGIETYIDDRLVRGDEISSALMDAIDQSKFCAVVFSQNYAYSSWCLDELVCVEKKNLILLPIFYHVDPSDVRNQKKIYEDAFKKNTDRFPEDKIKEWRVALTTAANHSGWDASNFRLLDKLETTLLSLAQVFGDAEQKQIKNPRVEKWLDKLQDAVDDAVDLFEEIEYDALKVKVEVESEPNKSKVSKFFSNFNWTIQKTKIVMEKILERLDTFEKQRYKLDLRADVEKIQSQKPSSISSIDDSEFFGRDDDKKFLKEMMLSDEVVSEKICVIPIVGLGGIGKTTLAQAVYNDGEVKMHFELKAWVCVSDEFDVCKVTKIVLGALTRAACDDAEDLNVLLEDVQEILDKKKFLIVLDDVWNEEYNFWDTIRMLFKGGAQGSKIIVTTRSEKVARIVGTTGFHHLDVLKEESCIKLFVKIVSGNEEFTTTDSNLGRIGKELVNKCKGLPLAVKAVASLLRSTNVKEWKRIAESDILDLPGEKNILPALRLSYHYLPPHLKRCFVYFSLFPKDYTFGKEKLVSLWMVDNLLEHSSGNRTMEEVGYEYFDELRSRSFFQPANGTGDRFLIHDLMVDLANFVSQQKFVYMEKDKMYDIGLTRQIQHITFLPDYDFHETYKLISEATQLRTFMSLTCHDSTDLTLSSNTLHYDVLKDIMKLRRLRFLSLEGYKNVSKVIELVGELRHLRYLDLTRSSIKELPTSVCLLYNLQTLKLSYFWRLTKLPKNLHHLINLRHLYMSNCGFCTLPPLGQLPALLTLSIERCYGVKMVGVEFYGIISSSKSFPLLESLKFIGMILWKEWSLPKANIEAFPKLISLTIHKCWELRGDLPPLLPSLAKLDIRECWRLASSLPLMPTVRTVSINHCHGVKSCNSLQTFDNLEDLHLIYSFPMPHYFGNIDFLLTYNYKSLQNLYLYGISTSLKLLPLDIFPDIRNLRVRACRNLESFSVSKILISLSTLTIEGCHNFTLLPDSILPCLRQLVIRDCPKLESLPRSWLLFSLRELTILSCNKVIASRKNWNLQALPNLTRFCIGYYDSEDMESFLEPGSLPTSLTYLEIDHFDCLKTLDEKGFGELKSLKELKVYMCPQLQSLPVKGLPPFFEGLLQPSFERFVMYGCPLLKEKYWWKVSKCMRERGLYWEIVEYDWEICCIPQPQATMCRIEKRIGSMKTIFGRIVASLSLN from the exons ATGATTAATAATCTAGATGATCTTCCAACCCTGGCCTCTATCTCTATGACTCCTCAAAAgaaatatgatgttttcataagTTTTAGAGGAGTAGACACTCGTTCTAATTTCACTAGTCATCTCTACAATGCACTCAAGAATAGTGGAATTGAAACTTACATTGATGATAGACTTGTTAGAGGAGACGAGATCTCCAGTGCTCTCATGGATGCCATCGACCAATCAAAGTTCTGTGCAGTTGTCTTCTCTCAAAATTATGCATATTCGAGCTGGTGCTTGGATGAGCTAGTATGCGTGGAGAAGAAGAATCTGATTCTTCTACCTATTTTTTATCACGTGGATCCATCAGATGTGCGAAATCAAAAGAAAATTTATGAAGATGCATTTAAGAAAAATACAGATCGTTTTCCTGAAGATAAGATAAAAGAATGGAGGGTTGCTCTAACTACAGCAGCTAATCATTCTGGGTGGGATGCATCCAACTTCAG GCTTCTTGACAAACTAGAGACTACACTCCTCTCTCTTGCTCAGGTGTTTGGAGATGCGGAGCAGAAGCAGATCAAAAACCCTAGAGTTGAGAAGTGGTTGGACAAGCTTCAAGATGCTGTGGATGATGCAGTTGATCTCTTTGAGGAAATTGAGTATGATGCCCTCAAAGTCAAGGTGGAAGTAGAGTCAGAACCTAACAAATCCAAGGTAAGTAAATTCTTCTCCAATTTCAACTGGACTATTCAGAAAACAAAGATAGTTATGGAGAAGATTCTAGAGCGGTTGGATACTTTTGAAAAACAAAGGTACAAACTTGATCTGCGAGCAGATGTCGAGAAGATCCAATCACAGAAACCATCTTCAATATCTTCCATAGATGATTCTGAGTTTTTCGGTAGAGATGATGATAAGAAATTTTTGAAAGAGATGATGTTGTCAGATGAGGTGGTTAGTGAAAAAATATGCGTGATTCCAATTGTGGGCTTGGGTGGGATTGGCAAAACTACTCTTGCTCAAGCTGTTTATAATGATGGTGAAGTTAAAATGCATTTTGAACTCAAGGCATGGGTTTGTGTCTCAGATGAATTTGATGTTTGTAAGGTAACGAAAATTGTTCTTGGAGCACTGACTAGAGCTGCTTGTGATGATGCTGAGGACTTGAATGTGCTTCTAGAGGATGTACAAGAAATATTGGACAAAAAGAAGTTCTTGATAGTTTTGGATGACGTCTGGAATGAAGAGTATAATTTTTGGGATACAATAAGGATGCTTTTCAAAGGCGGGGCACAAGGTAGCAAGATAATCGTCACGACTAGAAGTGAAAAAGTTGCAAGAATCGTGGGAACAACGGGATTTCACCATCTTGATGTGTTAAAGGAAGAATCTTGTATTAAGTTATTTGTCAAGATTGTATCTGGCAATGAAGAATTTACTACTACAGATTCAAACTTGGGAAGAATTGGCAAAGAACTTGTTAATAAATGCAAGGGCTTGCCGTTGGCTGTGAAGGCAGTTGCAAGCCTCTTGCGCTCTACAAATGTTAAAGAATGGAAAAGAATAGCAGAGAGTGATATTTTGGATTTACCAGGAGAGAAAAACATTCTACCGGCTTTGAGATTAAGTTATCATTATTTGCCACCACACTTAAAACGATgctttgtttatttttctttgtttcctAAAGATTACACATTTGGAAAGGAGAAGTTGGTTTCGCTATGGATGGTGGATAATTTACTGGAGCACTCAAGTGGAAATAGGACTATGGAAGAAGTGGGATATGAGTATTTTGATGAGTTAAGATCTAGATCATTTTTTCAACCTGCAAATGGTACAGGTGATCGTTTTTTAATCCATGATCTTATGGTTGATTTGGCTAATTTTGTATCTCAACAAAAATTTGTTTATATGGAGAAAGACAAGATGTATGACATTGGACTGACGAGGCAAATACAGCACATTACATTTCTTCCAGACTATGATTTTCATGAAACATATAAATTAATTTCTGAAGCTACTCAGTTGCGTACATTCATGTCTCTTACTTGTCATGACAGTACTGATCTTACTCTCAGTTCTAATACATTACATTATGATGTGCTGAAAGACATTATGAAGCTGAGGCGCTTaagatttttatctttggaaGGTTATAAAAATGTCAGTAAAGTAATTGAGTTGGTAGGTGAATTAAGACATCTTCGGTACTTGGATCTCACTAGATCTTCAATCAAAGAGTTGCCCACATCTGTGTGTTTGTTGTACAATTTACAGACATTGAAGTTATCTTATTTTTGGCGTCTCACCAAGTTGCCTAAAAATTTACATCATCTCATTAATTTGAGACATCTCTACATGAGCAATTGTGGGTTTTGTACCTTGCCACCACTTGGGCAATTACCTGCACTCTTAACTCTTTCGATTGAAAGATGTTATGGTGTAAAGATGGTTGGTGTTGAGTTTTATGGGATTATTAGTTCTTCCAAATCATTTCCATTGTTGGAATCCTTGAAGTTCATAGGCATGATATTGTGGAAGGAATGGTCATTGCCAAAAGCAAATATTGAAGCATTTCCAAAGCTAATATCACTTACTATCCACAAGTGTTGGGAACTGAGGGGAGATTTGCCTCCACTCTTACCATCTTTAGCAAAGCTTGATATTCGTGAATGTTGGAGGCTTGCTTCTTCACTCCCACTGATGCCAACTGTCAGAACAGTAAGTATCAACCATTGCCATGGAGTCAAATCATGTAATAGTCTTCAAACTTTTGATAATTTGGAGGACTTACATCTTATATATTCTTTCCCAATGCCCCATTATTTCGGCAATATAGACTTTCTATTGACCTATAATTATAAATCCCTCCAAAATCTTTATCTTTATGGCATTTCTACCTCATTGAAATTGCTTCCTCTAGATATTTTTCCTGATATTAGGAATCTCAGAGTTCGTGCTTGTAGAAATCTAGAGTCTTTCTCAGTATCAAAAATCCTAATCTCTCTATCTACCCTCACCATCGAAGGATGTCATAATTTCACATTATTGCCTGATAGCATCCTCCCTTGTTTACGACAACTAGTTATCAGGGATTGTCCAAAGTTGGAATCACTTCCTAGATCTTGGTTGCTTTTTAGTTTGCGCGAGCTCACCATTTTAAGCTGCAACAAGGTGATTGCGTCTCGAAAGAATTGGAATTTACAAGCACTGCCTAATCTGACACGTTTTTGTATTGGCTATTATGATAGTGAAGATATGGAGTCCTTTCTAGAGCCAGGGTCGCTGCCCACTAGCCTTACTTACCTTGAAATCGATCATTTTGATTGTCTTAAAACGTTAGATGAGAAGGGGTTTGGAGAACTCAAATCCTTGAAAGAACTAAAGGTATATATGTGCCCCCAGTTGCAGTCACTTCCAGTAAAAGGACTGCCACCCTTTTTTGAAGGTTTACTGCAACCTTCTTTCGAAAGATTCGTTATGTATGGTTGCCCTTTGCTGAAAGAAAAGTATTGGTGGAAGGTAAGCAAGTGTATGCGGGAGAGAGGACTGTATTGGGAAATTGTAGAATATGACTGGGAGATTTGTTGCATCCCTCAGCCTCAAGCAACTATGTGCAGAATAGAAAAGCGTATTGGAAGTATGAAAACTATATTTGGGAGAATTGTTGCATCCCTCAGCCTCAACTGA